One genomic segment of Helicobacter enhydrae includes these proteins:
- the selB gene encoding selenocysteine-specific translation elongation factor, protein MSKHLLIAVGGHIDHGKTSFIKSLNGFDGDQNHEEKTRGMTLDLSFSDLKLPKRNVSFIDVPGHEKLVKNMIAGAFGVDLLCLIIACDDGIMPQTLEHLQIANFLKIPRCFCILSKSDKATPHKLELLAQEIHKLFQPLQIQLDRIFPFTILQAQDHLPPILDYLNLTEKPHKKDIGFFRYYIDRAFSLRGAGCIVSGTSLSGAVKKGDKLIVYDLNKEVQVKEIKIHSSFQTSATRSNRVALNLSGIHSKDLKRGFLIAPKGFLRGFDQLDVVIYGADQLPKEAMFHIGAKRTSVQITPLAQLDSKVFLATLKTQDKIFAIFKESFVLRDHQNTIYGGEILSPIIDPIKKSQKALLLSHLWQENFSQAFALLAQIHLKGFGLISSTQRFALNHDQALNIAKTIPDLFVDSQNLVLYSDQSLQHLKHLILQTFAKNPNALLSSASLKIKYHWASQPFIQHILDTLQKEKKIVFSNGLYTNPNNHIKNPQDFICDRIFESLQKQGFSPIAPYNLYQSLDLDRKSGDQALKKLCASQKVVRLEHNLFITAQQLNEILKLMRQVIEQHGYIDLNLFKTILPLSRKYLITYLDYLDSFEDIIKLDTKRVFKHNKRFQQ, encoded by the coding sequence ATGTCTAAGCATCTTCTTATCGCAGTCGGTGGGCATATTGATCATGGGAAAACTTCTTTTATCAAGTCTCTCAATGGATTTGATGGAGATCAAAACCACGAGGAAAAAACAAGAGGAATGACTCTTGATCTTAGTTTTTCTGATCTCAAACTCCCAAAACGCAATGTCTCTTTTATCGATGTGCCAGGACATGAAAAGCTTGTCAAAAATATGATCGCTGGTGCATTTGGCGTGGATTTGCTATGCCTAATCATTGCATGTGATGATGGGATTATGCCCCAAACCCTTGAGCATTTGCAGATTGCAAATTTTCTCAAAATCCCACGCTGTTTTTGTATCCTTTCCAAATCCGACAAAGCAACCCCCCACAAACTCGAACTTTTGGCACAAGAGATTCACAAACTTTTCCAACCCCTGCAAATACAACTTGATCGGATTTTTCCTTTTACAATCTTACAAGCCCAAGATCACTTGCCTCCGATTTTGGATTATCTCAACCTCACAGAAAAACCTCACAAAAAAGATATTGGATTTTTTAGGTATTACATTGATCGTGCGTTTTCTTTGCGTGGTGCTGGTTGCATTGTGAGCGGGACATCATTGAGTGGTGCAGTCAAAAAAGGTGATAAGCTCATAGTTTATGATCTCAACAAAGAAGTGCAAGTCAAAGAAATCAAAATCCACTCCTCATTTCAAACCTCGGCGACACGCTCAAATCGCGTTGCACTCAATCTCAGCGGTATCCATTCCAAAGACCTCAAACGGGGATTTCTGATCGCCCCAAAAGGATTCTTGCGTGGCTTTGATCAACTCGATGTAGTCATTTATGGTGCCGACCAACTCCCCAAAGAAGCGATGTTTCACATTGGTGCAAAACGCACAAGCGTGCAAATCACCCCTCTAGCTCAACTAGACAGCAAAGTCTTTTTGGCGACACTCAAAACTCAAGATAAAATTTTTGCCATTTTCAAAGAATCCTTTGTTTTACGCGATCATCAAAACACAATCTATGGAGGCGAGATACTCTCCCCCATCATAGATCCCATCAAAAAATCCCAAAAAGCCCTCCTCCTCTCTCACCTATGGCAAGAAAACTTTTCTCAAGCCTTTGCTTTGTTGGCTCAGATTCATCTCAAAGGATTTGGGCTCATTAGTAGCACGCAACGCTTCGCCCTCAACCACGATCAAGCCCTCAATATCGCAAAAACCATCCCTGATCTTTTTGTAGATTCTCAAAACCTCGTGCTGTATTCAGATCAAAGTTTGCAACACCTCAAACATCTGATCCTGCAAACTTTTGCCAAAAACCCCAACGCACTCCTCTCTTCAGCAAGTCTCAAAATCAAATACCATTGGGCAAGTCAGCCTTTTATCCAACACATTCTTGACACATTACAAAAAGAAAAAAAGATCGTTTTCTCCAATGGACTCTATACCAATCCAAACAACCACATCAAAAACCCCCAAGACTTCATCTGTGATCGCATTTTTGAATCACTCCAAAAACAAGGATTTTCTCCTATCGCTCCATACAATCTTTATCAATCCCTCGATCTAGATCGCAAAAGTGGAGATCAAGCCCTCAAAAAACTCTGTGCTTCTCAAAAAGTCGTGCGTTTGGAGCACAACCTATTTATCACAGCCCAACAGCTCAATGAGATCCTCAAACTAATGCGTCAAGTGATTGAGCAGCATGGCTACATAGATCTCAACCTTTTCAAAACCATTCTCCCACTCTCACGCAAATACCTCATCACCTATCTTGATTATCTAGATTCTTTTGAGGATATTATCAAGCTCGACACCAAACGCGTCTTCAAACACAACAAAAGGTTCCAACAATGA
- the selA gene encoding L-seryl-tRNA(Sec) selenium transferase, whose product MQDLLKHLPKIDALLKDSDFSMMKHKILKPIIQTQIQKLREEILSHQIQALDIDQLKSSITAQYHRQTHSTIMPLINATGVVLQTNLGRSLLHPKILEEIMPLLSSYNNLEYDINTGKRSERYTHITHLLQTLLHCEDVLVVNNNASAVLLILNTFGKDKEVIISRGELVEIGGSFRINEVMKLSGSHLIEVGTTNKTHLSDYQEAITERTSLLLKAHQSNFKQIGFCSSVSFESLTQLAQQHNLIDYYDLGSGYMQGLETKEEPSIFEICAKAPSLVSFSGDKLFGGPQAGIIVGKKHLIDQLKKNHLLRALRVDKFTILALEATLRSYLNENLEQIPTLAMLNTPLSTLEQKALKLANLLAPIPNLDIQVERLDSLAGGGSLPQSLFPSYGITLSSPKYKTSTLEQKIRLQGIITRISNDKICLDVRCIFEKDFAKIADILKKVLDV is encoded by the coding sequence GTGCAAGATCTCTTGAAACATTTGCCAAAAATCGATGCTTTACTCAAAGATTCTGATTTTTCAATGATGAAACACAAAATCCTAAAACCTATCATCCAAACCCAAATCCAAAAACTAAGAGAGGAGATTTTGTCGCACCAAATCCAAGCACTAGATATTGACCAACTCAAATCCTCCATCACAGCCCAATATCACCGACAAACGCACTCTACGATTATGCCTCTTATCAATGCCACAGGAGTTGTGTTGCAAACAAATCTTGGACGCAGTCTTTTGCACCCAAAAATCCTTGAGGAAATAATGCCCTTGCTTTCAAGCTACAACAATTTGGAATACGACATCAACACAGGCAAGCGTAGCGAACGCTACACCCATATCACACATTTGCTCCAAACGCTTTTGCATTGCGAAGATGTGCTTGTCGTCAATAACAATGCAAGTGCAGTTCTCCTCATACTCAACACCTTTGGCAAAGACAAAGAAGTGATCATCTCCCGCGGTGAGCTTGTAGAGATCGGGGGTTCTTTTCGTATCAATGAGGTGATGAAACTCTCAGGAAGCCACTTGATCGAAGTTGGCACAACCAACAAAACACACTTGAGCGATTATCAAGAAGCCATCACAGAACGCACAAGCCTTCTACTCAAAGCACATCAATCCAATTTCAAGCAAATAGGATTTTGCTCAAGCGTGAGTTTTGAATCCCTCACCCAATTGGCACAACAACACAACCTCATCGATTATTATGATTTGGGAAGTGGCTATATGCAAGGCTTGGAGACAAAAGAAGAGCCGAGCATTTTTGAAATTTGTGCCAAAGCCCCCTCTCTTGTGAGCTTTAGCGGAGATAAGCTCTTTGGGGGACCTCAAGCAGGAATCATAGTCGGCAAAAAACATCTGATCGACCAACTCAAAAAAAATCACCTCCTGCGTGCTTTACGCGTTGATAAATTTACCATTCTTGCACTAGAGGCGACATTACGCTCCTACCTCAACGAAAACCTAGAGCAAATCCCCACACTTGCGATGCTCAACACCCCCCTCTCAACCCTAGAACAAAAAGCTCTCAAACTAGCCAATCTTTTGGCACCCATTCCAAACCTCGATATACAAGTGGAGCGACTTGATTCTTTGGCAGGTGGAGGCAGTTTGCCACAAAGCCTATTCCCCTCTTATGGGATCACGCTCTCTAGCCCCAAATACAAAACCTCCACCCTTGAGCAAAAAATCCGCCTTCAAGGCATCATCACAAGAATCTCCAATGACAAAATCTGCCTAGATGTGCGTTGTATCTTTGAAAAAGATTTTGCCAAGATTGCAGATATTTTGAAAAAGGTGCTTGATGTCTAA
- a CDS encoding YigZ family protein yields MYQINETYCGNFENKGSKFLSFLTPYKDFEPLLHSLKIQHPKAVHYVYATRVYQSHIIESFSDDGEPKGSSGIPTLNVLRGEDLIDVGLIIVRYFGGTLLGVGGLVRAYTKSAQDAIQQAKNNGGYQMFVQKVQWEIVISYPHLRQVEYFCKHCDINIIDKNFQAQEVGLKLESTQEKKLEFEVFITQNQFGCGRRI; encoded by the coding sequence ATGTATCAAATCAATGAAACATACTGCGGGAACTTTGAAAACAAAGGCTCAAAATTTTTAAGCTTCCTCACTCCATACAAAGATTTTGAGCCATTATTGCACTCTCTCAAAATCCAACACCCCAAAGCCGTCCATTATGTCTATGCAACGCGTGTTTATCAAAGCCACATCATAGAATCATTTAGCGATGACGGAGAGCCCAAAGGAAGTTCAGGGATACCCACACTCAATGTCTTGAGAGGGGAGGATCTGATTGATGTGGGGCTCATCATTGTGCGTTATTTTGGTGGGACACTATTGGGGGTGGGAGGACTTGTGCGTGCCTACACCAAATCCGCCCAAGACGCAATCCAACAAGCCAAAAACAATGGGGGCTATCAAATGTTTGTGCAAAAAGTGCAGTGGGAGATCGTGATCTCCTATCCTCATTTAAGACAGGTGGAGTATTTTTGCAAACATTGCGACATCAACATCATCGATAAAAATTTTCAAGCACAAGAAGTGGGTTTGAAACTAGAATCAACACAAGAAAAAAAGCTAGAGTTTGAAGTTTTTATCACGCAAAATCAATTTGGTTGCGGGAGGCGGATTTGA
- a CDS encoding META domain-containing protein, which produces MFFLSSKILRTLLMVFVIFVFSGCFVLNVFDTGPSINLGKNQWSIASFENDSVVYTPEDYDVVPDLRFDTQELKIYGNTGCNSFSATYSWVKDEKKEKTIEIRDASLTRKLCSEEIMTFEQKLMEEFDGEFAINEDGDNMVLTKEQLTIHLTPYDNTTSPNNQDVSNQ; this is translated from the coding sequence ATGTTTTTTTTAAGTTCCAAAATTTTACGCACTCTACTCATGGTTTTTGTGATATTTGTATTCAGCGGTTGTTTTGTGCTCAATGTTTTTGATACGGGTCCCTCTATCAATCTAGGCAAAAATCAATGGAGTATCGCTTCTTTTGAGAATGATTCTGTTGTCTATACGCCAGAAGATTATGATGTTGTTCCTGATTTGCGATTTGACACTCAAGAACTCAAAATCTATGGGAATACAGGTTGCAATAGCTTTTCTGCCACTTATAGTTGGGTCAAAGATGAAAAAAAAGAAAAAACCATAGAGATTCGCGACGCAAGCCTCACACGCAAACTCTGCTCTGAAGAAATTATGACTTTTGAACAAAAACTGATGGAGGAGTTTGATGGAGAATTTGCAATCAATGAAGATGGGGATAATATGGTGCTGACAAAAGAACAGCTAACCATCCATCTCACACCCTATGACAACACCACCTCACCCAACAATCAAGATGTATCAAATCAATGA
- a CDS encoding DUF7494 domain-containing protein: MRFLLVLCICLQMIFALDVQINFGKEKGEEFAVLNLAHTKPFECREEIDVYNKVTKVVCVINQTPFNNFIPTGTAFFDFATHIKDSKLYLDIIPKKNAKLFMTFLDLKGGDPIPVERPKVSKRWQVVGYEKQIPFLSGKKGNGLNFPIKIASTQDIYTQQLDVNRQPLVYNEGLDYTYLLEIRKDYEKGKYQDVILGVNKALYGYPNSIFRKDFLLNKIKAIAHLKDQEDKNALITLCLEWLRDFPSDSAAPEVLYILANTYAQFHLNDEAIYYYRRIINEYVNTDWVALAEMRMAYYFSNVEGSNITPAMFAQAYKDAKTQSVANRIAITWAVFELEEGNAQKAQELFNLIFTQYPYYFLNHPQGSIAIAKTFAAAELYTEAGKLGAYLAEHLPKTSSEYLENLLDWTGEWFEEAGLVDEAHRYNAMFMQKFPDSKDYTKVQERDDALFFKLEDKMTPDEKLKKYDEIIAKYPDSNIATEALKRKADVLYELGKYDEILKLGLGQSEMVAKAQKALVLQALANKECKKIPSYLEEMDYAQFDQKERLEIFDCLYSLAFYQEAYKAIEGQIQKESQAPQKIPYLYRLAKVLNQLGRFAESKKASEDCLELSQALSDKKYKDVIFVLFDDLVKLGLNDSAQKVGLEAQKLFKNDKRLLEVDFALLKWASANKDYNQAQIYAQDLLRVQKVNQIADYTPLVNFMLIDLLNQQQQYQEAIKETQVLAEQKLKNADLQRVFYTQGSLYKALGDKNNAQKSFQKCLEPQGMSAWKDLCQKSLQLIE, from the coding sequence TTGCGGTTTTTGCTTGTTTTGTGTATTTGTTTGCAGATGATTTTTGCTTTGGATGTGCAGATCAATTTTGGAAAAGAAAAAGGAGAGGAGTTTGCTGTCCTCAATCTGGCACACACCAAGCCTTTTGAATGCCGTGAAGAGATTGATGTCTATAACAAAGTGACCAAAGTCGTTTGTGTCATCAATCAAACGCCATTCAACAATTTCATCCCCACAGGCACGGCATTTTTTGATTTTGCGACACATATCAAAGATTCTAAACTTTATCTTGACATCATTCCCAAGAAAAATGCCAAATTGTTTATGACATTTCTAGATCTCAAGGGGGGGGATCCTATCCCAGTGGAGCGTCCCAAAGTTTCGAAGCGTTGGCAGGTCGTCGGCTATGAGAAACAAATCCCGTTTTTGTCCGGCAAAAAAGGCAATGGTTTGAATTTCCCTATCAAGATTGCAAGCACTCAAGACATTTACACGCAACAACTCGATGTCAATCGTCAGCCTTTGGTCTATAACGAGGGGCTTGATTATACTTATTTGCTAGAGATACGCAAAGACTACGAAAAGGGTAAATATCAAGATGTCATTCTTGGGGTGAATAAGGCATTGTATGGTTATCCAAATAGTATCTTTCGAAAAGATTTTTTGTTGAACAAAATCAAAGCAATCGCCCATCTAAAAGATCAAGAGGACAAAAACGCTCTGATTACTTTGTGTTTGGAATGGTTGCGTGATTTTCCTTCTGATAGTGCAGCACCTGAAGTTCTGTATATCTTAGCCAATACTTATGCACAATTCCATCTTAATGATGAGGCGATTTATTATTATCGCCGTATCATCAATGAATATGTCAATACCGATTGGGTGGCACTTGCAGAAATGCGAATGGCGTATTATTTTTCTAATGTGGAGGGGAGCAATATCACTCCTGCAATGTTTGCACAAGCCTACAAAGATGCCAAAACACAAAGTGTTGCCAATAGGATTGCGATCACTTGGGCGGTGTTTGAGCTCGAAGAGGGCAATGCCCAAAAAGCTCAAGAGTTGTTCAATCTTATTTTTACGCAGTATCCTTATTATTTTCTCAATCATCCGCAAGGAAGCATAGCGATTGCCAAAACATTTGCCGCAGCAGAGCTATATACCGAAGCAGGAAAACTCGGAGCCTATTTGGCAGAACACTTGCCCAAAACAAGTAGCGAGTATTTGGAGAATCTGCTTGATTGGACGGGAGAGTGGTTTGAGGAGGCAGGGCTGGTCGATGAGGCACACCGCTACAATGCAATGTTTATGCAGAAATTCCCTGATAGCAAAGACTATACAAAAGTGCAAGAACGCGATGATGCGTTGTTTTTCAAACTAGAGGACAAAATGACTCCCGATGAGAAACTCAAAAAATATGATGAAATCATCGCAAAATACCCTGATAGCAATATCGCTACAGAAGCCTTGAAACGCAAGGCAGATGTGCTATATGAGCTTGGAAAATATGATGAAATCTTAAAGCTTGGTTTGGGACAATCAGAGATGGTTGCAAAAGCCCAAAAAGCCCTTGTTTTGCAGGCACTTGCAAACAAAGAGTGCAAAAAGATACCTTCCTATCTTGAGGAAATGGATTATGCTCAATTTGATCAAAAAGAGAGATTGGAGATTTTTGATTGTTTGTATAGTTTGGCGTTTTATCAAGAAGCTTACAAAGCCATCGAGGGACAAATCCAAAAAGAATCTCAAGCCCCGCAAAAAATCCCATATCTCTATCGTTTGGCAAAAGTGCTCAATCAGTTGGGGCGTTTTGCAGAATCCAAAAAAGCAAGTGAGGATTGTCTAGAGTTATCACAGGCGTTGAGTGACAAAAAATACAAAGATGTGATTTTTGTGCTTTTTGATGATTTGGTGAAGCTTGGTTTGAATGATTCGGCACAAAAAGTAGGGCTTGAGGCTCAAAAGCTATTCAAAAATGACAAAAGATTGCTTGAAGTGGATTTTGCTCTGTTGAAATGGGCGAGTGCAAACAAGGACTACAATCAAGCCCAAATCTATGCTCAAGATTTGCTAAGAGTGCAAAAAGTCAATCAAATCGCAGACTATACGCCACTTGTCAATTTTATGCTGATTGATTTGCTCAATCAACAACAGCAATACCAAGAGGCGATCAAAGAAACTCAAGTCCTAGCAGAGCAAAAGCTCAAAAACGCCGACTTGCAAAGAGTGTTTTATACTCAAGGCTCACTTTATAAGGCATTGGGTGACAAAAACAATGCACAGAAGTCTTTTCAAAAATGTCTAGAGCCACAGGGGATGAGTGCTTGGAAAGATTTGTGCCAAAAGTCTCTGCAGTTGATTGAGTGA
- a CDS encoding glycosyltransferase family 9 protein: protein MRVGFIYFHALGDNVMMFDALLALKKIYDCELIVFGNALFAHLLEYCDFVDEVVDIRNDIQAHLDVIDGYHLDYVVLPKCKREYLIPLKRSNVGCIIAPLKLSNILTPRCKTPSILSFLRHRAMSMREKALWLCRVINPKKFDTQIGCVDWQEAQIRTSPAHQTRTTEFLNKHIAPRSMCQSHLIFVCPFNVSASHTLSVLGFLKLIEAIGQIKNCIPFVVTYPQVHQHFVASVEEFERKGGNLQSLIVYQNNDDVLNLIECVARSQCLIAPSTGPIHIASNLSIPTIGLFAQDHLREWATKDRRYVILPKPLASMTSEEECAIIEQTLEVFEGLLHSGGIGGF from the coding sequence TTGAGAGTTGGTTTCATCTATTTCCACGCCTTGGGCGATAATGTGATGATGTTTGATGCGTTGTTGGCTTTGAAAAAAATCTATGATTGCGAGTTGATTGTGTTTGGCAATGCCTTGTTTGCACATCTTTTGGAGTATTGTGATTTTGTCGATGAGGTGGTGGATATCCGCAACGACATTCAGGCACATTTGGATGTCATCGATGGCTACCACTTGGATTATGTGGTTTTGCCAAAGTGTAAGAGGGAATATTTGATTCCGCTCAAGAGAAGCAATGTCGGGTGTATCATCGCTCCGCTCAAGCTTAGCAATATCTTGACACCTAGGTGCAAAACCCCGAGCATTTTGTCTTTTTTGCGACATCGTGCAATGTCGATGAGAGAAAAAGCATTGTGGCTGTGCCGTGTCATCAATCCCAAGAAGTTTGATACACAGATTGGGTGCGTGGATTGGCAAGAAGCACAGATACGGACTTCTCCAGCACACCAAACCAGAACCACAGAGTTTCTCAACAAGCACATCGCCCCAAGGTCGATGTGTCAGTCTCATTTGATTTTTGTGTGTCCTTTCAATGTTTCAGCTTCGCACACGCTTTCTGTTTTGGGTTTCTTGAAATTGATCGAGGCTATTGGGCAAATCAAAAACTGCATTCCCTTTGTGGTGACTTATCCACAGGTGCATCAGCATTTTGTGGCAAGTGTAGAGGAGTTTGAACGCAAAGGCGGCAATCTCCAATCGTTGATTGTTTATCAAAACAATGATGATGTGCTAAATCTCATAGAGTGTGTCGCACGATCTCAATGCCTCATCGCTCCTAGCACAGGTCCTATACATATCGCATCAAATCTCTCTATCCCGACTATCGGACTTTTCGCTCAAGATCATTTGAGGGAATGGGCGACAAAAGATAGGCGTTATGTGATACTGCCCAAACCCCTTGCATCGATGACTTCAGAAGAGGAGTGTGCGATCATCGAGCAGACGCTAGAGGTTTTTGAGGGGCTTTTGCATAGTGGTGGTATTGGGGGATTCTAG
- a CDS encoding flagellar basal body P-ring protein FlgI — MRKESRFAILMFLLLCSSVMAQKIGDVANIVGVRENQLIGYGLVVGLDGSGDKSASKFTMQSIANMLETVNVKVSPNDIKSKNIAAVMVTATLPPFAKQGDKLDIVVSSIGDAKSIAGGVLLLTPLTAVDGNIYAVAQGPLSLGESGNVLAGNILNGAIVEKEIAYDIYNKNNATLSLKSSDFQNAIRVQKVLNRVFGEGVARAVDSRTIKINKPKDLSMIEFLALVQEVEVEYSTREKIIVDERSGTIIAGVGITIEPIVVTHGAITIKITQEKLNDPKASDVGDGTMISSAQNIISTNGKKPTVSSVVRALQKMGATPKNIISILSAMKQSGAISADLEIV, encoded by the coding sequence ATGAGAAAGGAATCTCGCTTCGCGATCTTGATGTTTTTGCTTCTGTGCTCGAGTGTGATGGCTCAAAAGATTGGGGATGTCGCCAATATCGTGGGGGTCAGGGAGAATCAGCTGATTGGCTATGGGCTTGTGGTCGGATTGGATGGGAGTGGGGATAAGTCTGCCTCCAAATTCACAATGCAAAGCATCGCCAATATGCTTGAAACCGTGAATGTCAAAGTCTCTCCCAACGACATCAAATCCAAAAATATTGCTGCGGTGATGGTGACTGCGACACTCCCACCATTTGCCAAACAAGGCGACAAGCTAGACATCGTCGTCTCCTCTATCGGCGATGCCAAATCTATCGCGGGTGGGGTGCTTCTGCTCACGCCTCTGACGGCTGTGGATGGCAATATCTATGCCGTGGCACAGGGTCCTTTGAGCCTCGGGGAGAGTGGCAATGTCTTGGCAGGGAATATCCTCAACGGGGCGATCGTAGAAAAAGAAATCGCCTATGACATTTACAACAAAAACAATGCGACCCTTAGCCTCAAAAGCTCGGATTTCCAAAACGCGATCCGTGTGCAAAAGGTGCTCAATCGCGTGTTTGGTGAAGGAGTTGCAAGGGCTGTGGATTCGCGGACAATCAAAATAAACAAACCCAAAGATTTGAGTATGATCGAGTTTTTGGCTCTGGTGCAGGAGGTGGAGGTGGAGTATTCTACGCGTGAAAAAATCATCGTCGATGAGCGTAGTGGGACGATTATCGCTGGTGTGGGTATCACGATTGAGCCGATTGTAGTGACACACGGAGCCATCACAATCAAAATCACACAAGAAAAACTCAACGATCCCAAAGCAAGTGATGTGGGAGATGGGACAATGATCTCATCGGCACAGAATATCATCTCTACGAACGGCAAAAAGCCCACGGTCTCTAGCGTGGTGCGTGCATTACAAAAAATGGGTGCAACTCCCAAAAACATCATCTCGATTTTGAGTGCGATGAAGCAGAGTGGTGCGATTAGTGCTGATTTGGAAATAGTGTAG
- a CDS encoding rod-binding protein: MRVDVSMGLRAYEVGKTPQVTQNNNDEQKLKEQTDAFEALILKTMLSTAIKNEDPLYPKSAGSDIYHSMYLDTLAENLSGSFGYSELLLNYLKEQQLGKR; encoded by the coding sequence ATGAGAGTTGATGTCAGTATGGGTTTGCGTGCGTATGAGGTGGGCAAAACGCCCCAAGTCACCCAAAACAACAATGATGAACAAAAACTCAAAGAGCAGACTGACGCCTTTGAAGCGTTGATCCTCAAAACGATGCTCTCTACAGCGATCAAAAATGAAGATCCGCTCTATCCAAAATCGGCTGGGAGCGATATTTACCATTCGATGTATTTGGACACTTTGGCTGAAAACTTGAGCGGAAGTTTCGGCTATAGTGAATTGTTGCTCAATTACCTCAAAGAACAGCAGTTGGGCAAGAGATGA
- a CDS encoding sensor histidine kinase has product MIENHSYGILENLTQGDKETFLATLTELIAQIDEAQEEFAGLKMLFEGVLKMLPQAVWVLEKDGSFFYYNPEAYKISAILQGVLPLRESLEVEFDSNFYLLQGSLVGDKQIITATNITHQKRQERLASMGQVSAHLAHEIRNPVGSISLLTSTLLKRVDTGSKGLVYEIKKAVWRVENIIKATLMFSKGVSATRDFYTLGEIQGHTQEILHYLASTKPYEVVYRFPESKKVWCDMNLLVIVLQNFLSNALDAIEEGECEEGEIVMEFEEEEEFCVFKVSDNGKEIKDSSFLFEPFKTTKLKGTGLGLALCKQIIEAHEGGITLIHDPKTFIIKIKKVNQIL; this is encoded by the coding sequence ATGATAGAAAACCATTCTTATGGGATTTTGGAGAATCTGACACAGGGGGACAAAGAGACTTTTCTAGCCACGCTCACAGAGCTTATCGCTCAAATCGATGAGGCACAAGAGGAGTTTGCAGGTCTGAAAATGTTGTTTGAGGGGGTGTTGAAAATGCTCCCTCAAGCAGTTTGGGTGCTAGAAAAAGATGGGAGTTTTTTCTACTACAACCCAGAGGCTTACAAAATCTCGGCGATTTTGCAAGGGGTTTTGCCCCTACGAGAATCGCTAGAGGTCGAGTTTGATTCTAATTTTTATCTGTTGCAGGGCTCGCTTGTCGGCGATAAGCAGATCATCACAGCGACAAACATCACCCACCAAAAACGCCAAGAGCGTCTTGCGTCAATGGGGCAAGTGTCGGCACATTTGGCACACGAGATACGCAACCCCGTAGGATCGATCTCTTTGCTCACTTCCACATTGCTCAAGCGTGTGGATACAGGGAGCAAGGGGCTAGTGTATGAGATCAAAAAAGCAGTGTGGAGGGTGGAGAATATCATCAAGGCGACATTGATGTTTTCTAAGGGGGTGAGTGCGACAAGGGATTTCTACACTCTTGGGGAGATTCAGGGACACACTCAAGAGATTTTGCATTATTTGGCTTCTACCAAACCTTATGAGGTGGTCTATCGTTTCCCAGAGAGCAAAAAAGTATGGTGCGATATGAATCTCTTGGTGATTGTGTTGCAGAACTTTTTGAGCAATGCTCTTGATGCGATCGAGGAGGGGGAGTGCGAGGAGGGGGAAATCGTGATGGAGTTTGAGGAGGAGGAGGAGTTTTGTGTGTTCAAAGTCAGTGACAATGGCAAGGAGATCAAAGATAGTAGCTTTTTGTTTGAGCCATTCAAGACAACCAAACTCAAAGGAACGGGGCTAGGACTCGCATTGTGCAAACAAATCATTGAGGCACACGAGGGTGGAATCACATTGATCCACGATCCCAAAACATTTATCATCAAAATCAAAAAAGTTAATCAAATATTGTGA
- a CDS encoding Dps family protein produces MKTIELLKQLQADSLVFFMKVHNYHWNVRGLSFPQVHSATEEIYEEFATLFDDLAERVIQLGGTPYVTIAECLKVSKVQEVSQTSFSANEVLEGVINEYKYFQKALEELSSVADECGDKVTGAFADDKVAKLQKSIWMLNAQKA; encoded by the coding sequence ATGAAAACGATTGAATTGTTGAAGCAGTTGCAAGCCGATAGCCTTGTGTTTTTTATGAAAGTGCATAACTATCATTGGAATGTGAGGGGCTTGAGTTTCCCGCAAGTGCATTCTGCGACAGAGGAGATCTATGAGGAGTTTGCGACACTTTTTGATGATCTAGCCGAACGCGTGATCCAGCTTGGTGGGACGCCTTATGTCACGATCGCAGAGTGTCTCAAAGTAAGTAAGGTGCAAGAAGTGAGCCAAACAAGCTTCAGTGCCAATGAAGTGCTTGAGGGTGTCATCAATGAGTATAAGTATTTCCAAAAGGCTCTAGAGGAGCTCTCAAGTGTCGCTGATGAGTGTGGGGATAAAGTGACAGGAGCTTTTGCAGATGACAAAGTTGCCAAATTGCAAAAAAGCATTTGGATGCTTAACGCACAAAAAGCTTAA